In Bacillus carboniphilus, the genomic window TTAATCATGTTTGACCCTTTGTTAGAGAGCGTGGATGAAGTCGAGTACAAATTTACGAGTAGCTCTTTTACTCTTAACAATCTTAGTGACATCCCAATCGACCCACGCAAGCACGATTTAACAATCTCATTTGTTGGAAACTCAACCGGCTTAAAGATCAAAAACAATCGAACGCAGGATACGTGGGAGTACGAGGGTACGACAACCACATCTGACACGCTTGTCCTAAATGGCATCCGGCCAGAGAAAAACAACCAGAGTATTGTACACGCCTGCAATCGCAAGGTGATTAAGTTGGATAAAGGCGAAAACCAGTTCACGATTTCAAACGCGTCTAACTTTGAGATTAGTTTTAATTTTAGGTTTAAATATATCTAAGAAAGGATGTGGTAGAAATATGGGGTCACGGTATCAATCGGAGAAAAATACACGTTTAGACACATTTTAGACACAATTCAACCGACTCCCTACACGTTAAGAAAAAGTTACTTTAAAATATGTTTTCAATCACTTAATAAACTCGTCGTAGTCTCTATGAGAATATGACGAGTTTTAGTATAATATAAATGTCCTACCCCGTGAGTGGGTTGGATTAACTATTAAAATATTCGTCGTGTTCTACATTGGAGGTGATTAAGATAAATAAAATAACCCTCGCAGATTATTTTGATCATTTAGAACTAAAAGGATTAAGTCAATCAACCATTCAGACGAACCGATCATCGATTTACCGATTCATTACTTGGATGAAAAAAAAGGAACCTCATCTTCTTAAGAATGATGAAATCTCTGTTTTACAAAAAGTCTTTCAGAAGAATATTAATCTATTTAAGAAAACGGCAGGGAAAGAAATGAACTGCAAAGTAGGAACGATCAACCTTACGATTCGCCATTTAAAACAATGTTTAGCTTGGTTACTAGAACAAAAATTGATCCCAGATAATCCAGCCGAAAAAATCGGATATATTCCTGAAGATCGGCTCAAAACAAAATGGATCACTGATCAGCAGGAACGACAATTGTTTGCTGAGCTTCGACTCCTTTTGGGTAACCAGAAACAGTATCGAAAGGTAATTCGTGAATATGCCATGATAGCCTTGATGTATTTTACAGGGATACGTGTTGAAGAATTATGTCATATCAAATTAACAGATATCCAAATTAATGAGCGTTCAGGATGGATCTACGTATACGGAAAAGAAAATAAGCAACGTAAAATAGATTTGAA contains:
- a CDS encoding tyrosine-type recombinase/integrase, with the protein product MIKINKITLADYFDHLELKGLSQSTIQTNRSSIYRFITWMKKKEPHLLKNDEISVLQKVFQKNINLFKKTAGKEMNCKVGTINLTIRHLKQCLAWLLEQKLIPDNPAEKIGYIPEDRLKTKWITDQQERQLFAELRLLLGNQKQYRKVIREYAMIALMYFTGIRVEELCHIKLTDIQINERSGWIYVYGKENKQRKIDLNKSIRKILFQYLKEYKGSLKGPYLFDSQRSEQVTTRAYMRHVIKKYERRLNMPNLTCHALRHTCLHNLVKEGVPLSTVAEIAGHLKTDGTPNVDMTLRYIKPSEEEKANAMELISWD